In Actinoplanes derwentensis, the following proteins share a genomic window:
- a CDS encoding malonic semialdehyde reductase: protein MDTLSEAGLSVAGRALLFTEARTASSFAPTPVTDEELAEIWNLAKWPPTAANTQPLRVLYVRTAEGKQRLIPHLAEGNRAKSASAPAVAVLALDTEFHEFAPEVFPHNPGLKDFYESNEPLRLTNGTFSAALQMGYFIIAARAVGLVAGPMTGFDKAAVDAEFFADGRYQSLAVVNLGHPGETAWRDRLPRLSPKTTVQWA, encoded by the coding sequence GTGGATACTCTTTCTGAAGCGGGCCTGTCTGTTGCCGGCCGTGCGCTGCTGTTCACCGAGGCCCGGACCGCTTCCTCATTCGCCCCGACGCCGGTCACCGACGAGGAACTCGCCGAAATCTGGAACCTCGCCAAGTGGCCGCCGACCGCGGCGAACACCCAGCCGCTGCGAGTCCTCTACGTCCGCACCGCCGAAGGCAAGCAGCGCCTGATCCCGCACCTGGCCGAAGGCAACCGCGCCAAGTCAGCGAGCGCGCCGGCGGTCGCCGTTCTGGCCCTCGACACGGAGTTCCACGAGTTCGCACCCGAGGTCTTCCCGCACAACCCCGGCTTGAAGGACTTCTACGAGTCGAACGAGCCGCTGCGCCTCACGAACGGCACGTTCAGCGCCGCACTGCAGATGGGCTATTTCATCATCGCGGCCCGAGCCGTCGGCCTGGTCGCCGGCCCGATGACCGGTTTCGACAAGGCCGCGGTGGACGCCGAGTTCTTCGCTGACGGCCGGTACCAGTCGCTTGCCGTGGTCAACCTGGGCCACCCCGGCGAAACCGCCTGGCGCGACCGCCTCCCCCGCCTGTCCCCGAAGACCACCGTCCAGTGGGCCTGA
- a CDS encoding SAM-dependent methyltransferase — MAEGFSTPTEVAPPGVNINVPHSARIYDYWLGGKDNFAVDRAVGEAMIQAIPGMRYMAGENRKFVHRVARDLVQKEKIHQFLDIGTGIPTRPNLHEIAQQHEPSARVVYVDNDPIVLVHARALMISNPAGRSEYIAADLRNPRSILTHPALRETLDLQRPVGLTLIAILMLIADADDPWSLVDELRDALPSGSCLAITHPTADFNPTEVGAAVEAATGAGMTLVARTREAVTRFFGDWELLEPGITPVSAWRPDTKVEDPEAAYYWSGVARKP; from the coding sequence GTGGCAGAGGGTTTTTCCACACCCACTGAAGTCGCACCGCCCGGAGTCAACATCAACGTGCCACACTCCGCCCGCATCTACGATTACTGGCTCGGCGGCAAGGACAACTTCGCCGTCGACCGGGCCGTCGGCGAAGCCATGATCCAGGCCATCCCCGGGATGCGTTACATGGCCGGGGAGAACCGGAAGTTCGTCCACCGCGTCGCCCGCGACCTGGTGCAGAAAGAGAAGATCCACCAGTTCCTGGACATCGGCACCGGCATCCCCACCCGGCCCAACCTGCACGAGATCGCCCAGCAGCACGAGCCGTCGGCCCGTGTGGTCTATGTGGACAACGACCCGATCGTGCTGGTCCACGCCCGCGCACTGATGATCAGCAACCCGGCCGGCCGTAGTGAGTACATCGCCGCCGACCTCCGCAACCCCCGCAGCATCCTGACCCACCCGGCACTGCGCGAGACCCTCGATCTCCAGCGGCCGGTCGGGCTCACCCTGATCGCCATCCTCATGCTGATCGCCGACGCCGACGACCCGTGGTCGCTGGTCGACGAGCTGCGCGACGCCCTACCGTCCGGCAGTTGCCTGGCCATCACCCACCCGACCGCGGATTTCAACCCCACCGAGGTCGGCGCGGCCGTCGAGGCCGCCACCGGAGCCGGGATGACACTGGTCGCCCGCACCCGGGAGGCGGTGACCCGCTTCTTCGGCGACTGGGAACTCCTGGAACCCGGCATCACCCCGGTCTCCGCGTGGCGCCCGGACACCAAGGTCGAAGACCCAGAGGCGGCCTACTACTGGTCCGGCGTAGCCCGAAAGCCTTAG
- a CDS encoding tetratricopeptide repeat-containing diguanylate cyclase gives MELPIDADTLSAALLDIEDQRSWDARAELARAILLEQAAQALGDPLLIARARLCQANMRMRDGDIAAATEQIWQVHEWAVANDARVLLARMHVLWSYIHQHLGDAEQGLEHALLSVELLDDDATDHMHIWHRTKLADAFWAAGSMDAARIRYAQAEELAVGSDSLALLCMLNNQAFAEFDSGETERAEEVAGRLQRLAAEWNVLLEPDYLDTIGSIQVGNGNYAEAEATMRLCIERHSEGQHDRADALAGYLITLAQAQRGRGAHDLAQQNLDECRDLCVDRHLLDMLVRLHQEQSELHAARGEFAEAFAMHKTFFTAYQNLHSLQREARTRTRQAMFETVEARQEAERFREQARRDPLTGLHNRRFVDEILPGLIETDPALTIALVDLDHFKQVNDRLSHSVGDQVLIRVAGLLTEGAATACPAGFAARMGGEEFLIVLPGTTPGRATALLDGIRRSVRDYDWRDLTRGLPVTVSIGIAARSDVSGATQPTLLSIADSYLYAAKHAGRDRVVSAASRGYASAA, from the coding sequence ATGGAGTTGCCGATCGACGCCGACACGCTCTCGGCTGCCCTGCTCGACATCGAGGATCAGCGCTCCTGGGACGCCCGTGCCGAACTGGCCCGGGCGATCCTGCTGGAGCAGGCCGCTCAGGCTCTGGGCGATCCGCTGCTGATCGCACGAGCACGGCTCTGCCAAGCCAACATGCGGATGCGCGACGGTGACATCGCCGCCGCCACCGAGCAGATCTGGCAGGTCCACGAGTGGGCGGTGGCCAATGACGCCCGGGTCCTGCTGGCCCGGATGCACGTCCTCTGGTCCTACATCCACCAGCACCTCGGCGACGCCGAGCAGGGCCTGGAGCATGCGCTGCTCTCGGTCGAGCTGCTCGACGACGACGCGACCGATCACATGCACATCTGGCACCGCACCAAACTCGCCGACGCCTTCTGGGCAGCCGGCTCGATGGACGCGGCCCGGATCCGTTACGCCCAGGCCGAGGAACTGGCCGTCGGGTCCGATTCGCTGGCCCTGCTCTGCATGCTCAACAACCAGGCGTTCGCCGAGTTCGACTCCGGTGAGACCGAGCGCGCCGAAGAGGTGGCCGGCCGGCTCCAGCGCCTCGCCGCCGAGTGGAACGTGCTCCTCGAACCGGATTATCTGGACACCATCGGCTCCATCCAGGTCGGTAACGGCAACTACGCCGAGGCCGAGGCCACCATGCGGCTCTGCATCGAGCGGCACAGCGAGGGCCAGCACGATCGGGCCGATGCACTGGCGGGCTACCTGATCACCCTCGCCCAGGCCCAGCGCGGGCGCGGAGCCCACGACCTGGCCCAGCAGAACCTCGACGAGTGCCGGGACCTCTGCGTCGACCGGCACCTGCTGGACATGCTGGTCCGCCTGCACCAGGAGCAGTCCGAGCTGCACGCCGCCCGGGGCGAGTTCGCCGAGGCGTTCGCCATGCACAAGACCTTCTTCACGGCGTACCAGAACCTGCATTCGCTCCAGCGCGAAGCGCGGACCCGGACCCGGCAGGCGATGTTCGAGACGGTCGAGGCCCGGCAGGAGGCCGAGCGGTTCCGCGAGCAGGCCCGCCGCGACCCGCTCACCGGCCTGCACAACCGCCGGTTCGTCGACGAGATCCTGCCCGGCCTGATCGAGACCGACCCGGCGCTGACCATCGCCCTCGTCGACCTGGACCACTTCAAACAGGTCAACGACCGGCTCTCGCACAGCGTCGGCGACCAGGTGCTGATCCGGGTCGCCGGTCTCCTCACCGAGGGGGCGGCCACCGCCTGCCCCGCCGGCTTCGCCGCCCGGATGGGTGGGGAGGAGTTCCTGATCGTGCTCCCCGGCACCACACCGGGCCGGGCCACCGCGCTGCTCGACGGCATCCGCCGCAGCGTGCGTGACTACGACTGGCGCGACCTCACCCGCGGCCTACCCGTCACCGTGAGTATCGGTATCGCCGCACGCTCCGACGTCTCCGGCGCCACTCAGCCGACCCTGCTGTCCATTGCGGACAGTTACCTTTACGCCGCCAAGCACGCCGGACGCGATCGTGTCGTCTCGGCCGCCTCCAGGGGTTACGCCTCGGCAGCGTGA
- a CDS encoding DUF397 domain-containing protein, translated as MAYVVNGMPAGELPGVTWQKSRRSNPSGNCVECAVLPNGDVAVRNSRDPEGAALIYNRAEIEAFLGGVRDGDFDNLIA; from the coding sequence ATGGCCTACGTGGTCAACGGCATGCCTGCCGGCGAACTGCCGGGAGTGACCTGGCAGAAGAGCCGCCGGAGCAACCCGAGCGGCAACTGCGTCGAATGCGCCGTCCTGCCCAACGGCGACGTCGCCGTGCGTAACTCCCGGGATCCCGAGGGTGCGGCACTGATCTACAACCGGGCCGAGATCGAGGCGTTCCTCGGTGGCGTCCGCGACGGAGACTTCGACAACCTCATCGCCTGA
- a CDS encoding DEAD/DEAH box helicase family protein, whose product MSDELIAGLYDHILTEALSARTLEIDPELVKIQELRPADASDRIARLLARQIERALDSVPEKLRVDVGVRVAHALLDTLHEHIPGTGSTVEKPAEPGRALAAIGSFDLGGTARFPQQPLTPLIDTTLLSNAPGEPRIGHQIPSEIDSADSIDVVMAFIRRSGLRRLLPALRKHCGAGKSLRVLTTTYTGSTEAEALNLLAEIGADVRVSYDVTTARLHAKAWLFHRRSGLNTAYVGSSNLTHSAQIDGMEWNVRVAAARNPDVMVKISAVFESYWQSGDFVPYLEDEFREELARANNRDGRTRSTLSPLEIRLEPFQERLLELIEVARQNGRHHNLLVSATGTGKTVMAAVDYTRLRQRLPRARLLFIAHRREILDQSMETFRQAVRDPSFGEFWVGGKRPADYEHVFASVQALNSYGAKNLPEDHFDVVIIDEFHHASAASYQAILDRLKPQELLGLTATPERADGLSVLEWFDGRIAAELRLWDAIEQHRLAPFVYYGIHDGIDLTEVPWRRGQGYDSAGLTEAYVGNERWMRLVLDQLVQHVDEISEIRCLGFCVSIGHAQYMAEQFQQLGVKAVAVWGDTPENERKSALQQLAKGDINVVFSVDLFNEGVDVPAVDTLLFLRPTDSPTLFLQQLGRGLRLQKGKTVCTVLDFVGTHRREFRFDQRYRALLGGTRSEVVRAIECDFPFLPAGCHMELTKTAREIVLRNIRDAVPGYWSERVRELEALSQVRTSVSLSDYLVETGLELGDIYANNRCWSDLRKAAGLTVAESGSQERELRRALGRLQHLDDRQRLDSYREFLEAKPDPKALSGTNTATAGRHFVWF is encoded by the coding sequence GTGTCTGATGAGTTGATCGCTGGGTTGTACGACCACATCTTGACCGAAGCCCTCTCGGCTCGAACCTTGGAGATTGACCCTGAGCTTGTCAAGATCCAGGAGCTACGACCGGCTGATGCCTCCGATCGAATTGCTCGGCTGCTGGCTCGCCAGATCGAGCGAGCTCTCGACTCGGTTCCGGAAAAGCTTCGGGTAGACGTCGGCGTTCGAGTGGCTCACGCACTCCTCGACACCCTGCACGAACACATACCGGGCACTGGTTCCACTGTCGAGAAGCCCGCCGAGCCAGGGCGGGCGCTCGCGGCGATCGGCTCTTTCGACCTGGGTGGTACGGCCCGGTTTCCGCAGCAGCCGCTGACTCCGCTGATCGACACCACCCTCTTGAGCAACGCGCCCGGCGAACCTCGGATCGGGCACCAGATTCCCAGCGAGATCGACTCAGCTGATTCGATCGACGTGGTCATGGCATTCATCCGACGCAGCGGCCTTCGCCGTCTCCTGCCAGCACTTCGGAAGCACTGCGGCGCGGGAAAATCACTTCGCGTTCTGACTACGACCTACACCGGTTCGACCGAGGCTGAAGCTCTTAATCTTCTTGCCGAGATAGGGGCGGATGTACGCGTCTCCTATGACGTGACGACAGCTCGGCTGCATGCCAAAGCGTGGCTGTTTCATCGCAGATCAGGATTGAATACGGCTTATGTCGGGTCCTCCAACCTGACACATTCGGCACAAATCGACGGCATGGAGTGGAACGTCCGGGTTGCCGCGGCCCGCAACCCGGACGTCATGGTGAAAATTTCGGCTGTTTTCGAGTCGTACTGGCAGAGCGGCGACTTTGTCCCCTACCTCGAGGACGAGTTCCGCGAGGAACTCGCGAGGGCGAACAACCGTGATGGGCGAACCCGATCGACGCTGAGTCCCCTCGAGATCCGGCTCGAGCCGTTTCAAGAGCGGCTCCTGGAACTGATCGAGGTCGCGCGTCAGAACGGCCGGCACCACAACCTTCTCGTTTCAGCAACAGGCACCGGCAAGACCGTCATGGCTGCGGTCGACTACACCCGCCTGCGGCAACGACTACCTCGGGCACGTCTGCTCTTCATCGCTCACCGCCGGGAAATCCTGGATCAGAGCATGGAAACGTTTAGGCAAGCCGTCCGGGATCCGTCCTTCGGTGAGTTTTGGGTAGGCGGCAAGCGGCCCGCCGACTACGAACACGTCTTCGCGTCGGTGCAAGCGCTCAACAGCTACGGCGCCAAGAACCTGCCAGAGGATCATTTTGACGTAGTCATCATCGATGAGTTCCACCACGCTAGCGCCGCTTCCTACCAGGCCATTCTGGACCGATTGAAGCCTCAAGAGCTTCTTGGACTGACCGCAACGCCAGAACGTGCTGACGGGCTCTCCGTCCTGGAGTGGTTCGATGGACGTATCGCTGCAGAGCTCCGGCTCTGGGACGCCATCGAACAGCACCGACTCGCACCCTTCGTCTACTACGGCATCCACGACGGGATCGACCTGACTGAGGTCCCGTGGCGCCGAGGGCAGGGCTACGACTCTGCTGGCCTGACCGAGGCATATGTCGGTAACGAACGGTGGATGCGACTCGTCCTCGACCAGCTCGTCCAGCACGTCGACGAGATTTCCGAAATCCGCTGCCTTGGCTTCTGCGTCAGTATCGGACATGCCCAGTACATGGCTGAGCAGTTCCAACAGTTGGGCGTCAAAGCGGTAGCCGTTTGGGGAGACACGCCCGAAAACGAACGCAAAAGCGCACTTCAGCAGCTAGCCAAGGGCGATATCAACGTCGTCTTCTCGGTTGACCTCTTCAACGAGGGCGTCGACGTGCCGGCCGTCGACACGTTGCTCTTCCTACGACCGACCGACAGTCCCACGCTGTTCCTCCAGCAACTAGGGCGCGGCCTTCGGCTACAGAAGGGCAAAACCGTCTGCACGGTCCTCGACTTTGTCGGCACCCACCGCCGCGAGTTTCGCTTCGATCAACGCTATCGAGCCCTACTCGGTGGGACCCGTTCCGAGGTAGTGAGGGCGATTGAATGCGACTTCCCCTTCCTGCCAGCCGGCTGTCATATGGAACTGACGAAGACGGCTCGCGAGATCGTGCTGCGCAACATCAGAGACGCGGTACCCGGCTACTGGTCCGAGCGGGTCCGAGAGTTGGAAGCGCTTAGCCAGGTTCGTACGAGCGTTTCGTTGTCCGACTACCTCGTCGAGACAGGACTGGAACTTGGGGACATCTACGCCAACAATCGGTGTTGGTCTGACCTTCGGAAGGCTGCTGGACTGACAGTCGCCGAGAGCGGCAGCCAGGAGCGGGAGCTACGTCGAGCCCTTGGCCGTCTCCAGCACCTCGACGACCGCCAGCGTCTTGACTCGTATCGCGAGTTCCTTGAGGCGAAGCCAGACCCGAAGGCGCTGTCCGGAACTAATACTGCAACGGCGGGTCGCCACTTCGTGTGGTTCTGA
- a CDS encoding helix-turn-helix domain-containing protein, producing the protein MSAGSQEEAPGGGPTVLRILLGSQLRKLRESKGITREAAGYEIRASGSKISRIELGRVSFKERDVTDLLTMYGVSDSAERDALIGLARQANSPGWWQHFGDVLPNWFQAYLGLEAAASLIRTYEIQFVPGLLQTPDYARAVVMLGHAGASSDEITRRVDVRLQRQQILTRAGGPQLWAVIDEAVLRRPIGGVDVMRAQIEALIEASKLPSVRLQIIPFQTGGHAAAGGPFAILRFPEPELPDVVYVEQLTSAIYLDKREDVDHYAMAMERVCIDAEAPNDTHEILGKLLNEVGNPG; encoded by the coding sequence GTGAGCGCGGGTTCGCAGGAGGAGGCGCCGGGCGGCGGCCCCACCGTGCTGCGCATTCTGCTCGGCTCTCAGCTTCGTAAGCTGCGGGAGTCGAAAGGGATCACTCGGGAGGCGGCCGGTTACGAGATCCGCGCCTCCGGATCCAAGATCAGCCGGATCGAGCTCGGCCGCGTCAGCTTCAAGGAGCGCGACGTCACCGACCTCCTGACGATGTATGGAGTGAGCGACTCCGCCGAGCGCGACGCCTTGATCGGCCTCGCCCGTCAGGCCAACAGCCCGGGCTGGTGGCAGCACTTCGGCGACGTCCTTCCCAACTGGTTCCAGGCGTACCTGGGTCTCGAGGCGGCCGCCTCGCTGATCCGGACCTACGAGATCCAGTTCGTCCCGGGTCTGCTGCAGACCCCGGACTACGCACGCGCTGTCGTCATGCTCGGCCACGCCGGGGCCAGCTCGGACGAGATCACCCGCCGGGTCGACGTGCGCCTGCAACGCCAGCAGATCCTCACCCGCGCGGGCGGCCCGCAACTGTGGGCGGTCATCGACGAGGCGGTGCTGCGCCGGCCGATCGGCGGGGTGGACGTCATGCGGGCCCAGATCGAGGCGCTCATCGAGGCGTCCAAGCTGCCCAGCGTGCGCCTGCAGATCATCCCGTTCCAGACGGGCGGGCACGCCGCAGCCGGCGGGCCGTTCGCGATCCTGCGCTTTCCGGAGCCGGAGCTACCCGACGTCGTCTATGTCGAGCAGCTCACCAGTGCCATCTACCTGGACAAGCGCGAGGACGTCGACCATTACGCGATGGCGATGGAGCGCGTCTGCATCGACGCCGAGGCGCCGAACGACACCCACGAGATCCTCGGCAAGCTGCTCAACGAGGTCGGGAACCCGGGCTGA
- a CDS encoding winged helix-turn-helix transcriptional regulator, whose protein sequence is MTVLDSHSCARRDAALSKAFEFLGRRWNAAILGKLHHGPSGFRDLSRAIDGISDSVLSNRLSSLVAAELIVRTVEDGPPVSVSYALAPAGRALMPALDQIAVWAEDHLSA, encoded by the coding sequence ATGACCGTGCTGGACAGCCACTCGTGCGCACGTCGTGACGCCGCCCTGTCCAAGGCTTTCGAATTCCTCGGCCGCCGGTGGAACGCCGCAATCCTCGGCAAGCTCCATCACGGGCCGAGCGGTTTCCGCGATCTCTCCCGCGCCATCGACGGCATCAGCGACTCGGTCCTGTCGAACCGCCTGTCCTCCCTGGTAGCAGCCGAGCTGATCGTCCGCACGGTCGAGGATGGGCCGCCGGTTTCGGTCTCTTATGCGCTAGCGCCTGCGGGGCGGGCCTTGATGCCGGCCTTGGACCAGATCGCCGTGTGGGCCGAGGACCATCTCTCCGCCTAG
- a CDS encoding DUF3427 domain-containing protein codes for MGLIWSHPQVRSELGELLHVLRDAPDHLQQEALPGISLQIHARYTRIEIMAAIGGGPYAKTPPWREGIYDAKEIGADILAITLDKTSGDFSPTTRYRDYAISRDLFHWESQSGTTENSPTGRRYQNHITMNRSILLFVRARSTDRAFWFVGPASYVSHEGERPMAVTWRLQTPLSGDLYAQFAAAIS; via the coding sequence GTGGGCCTGATCTGGTCCCACCCGCAGGTCCGTTCCGAGCTCGGTGAGCTTCTACACGTTCTTCGGGATGCCCCCGACCACCTTCAGCAAGAGGCGCTGCCCGGGATCTCGTTGCAGATCCACGCTCGATACACCCGAATTGAGATCATGGCGGCAATCGGTGGTGGGCCATACGCGAAGACGCCTCCTTGGCGAGAGGGAATCTACGACGCCAAGGAGATCGGGGCTGACATCCTCGCCATCACTCTGGACAAGACGAGCGGCGACTTCTCGCCCACAACGCGCTACCGCGACTATGCGATCAGCCGAGACCTGTTCCACTGGGAAAGCCAGTCGGGCACTACAGAAAACAGCCCAACCGGACGGCGCTACCAGAACCACATCACCATGAATCGGTCGATCCTGCTCTTTGTCCGTGCTCGATCCACAGACCGCGCGTTCTGGTTTGTCGGCCCGGCTAGTTACGTCAGCCACGAGGGCGAACGGCCCATGGCAGTGACTTGGCGGCTGCAGACTCCGCTGTCAGGCGATCTCTACGCACAGTTCGCTGCGGCCATCTCGTAA
- a CDS encoding phosphoribosylaminoimidazolesuccinocarboxamide synthase, translating to MELLHSGKVRDVYADGDDLVLVTSDRISIYDVILPTPIPDKGKILTQLSLWWFEQLSDVIPNHVISATDVPDEFSGRAIRCERLDMVMVECIARGYLAGSGLKDYGRDGAVSGNPLPPGLIEASQLPEPIFTPSTKEPVGGGHDEPIDFAQTVERVGPELAEELRRVTLEVYRRGSEIAAAKGIIIADTKIEVGHSKDGTLKLGDEVLTPDSSRFWGADEWKPGSVPRYLDKQFLRDWSGQLADWDRTDPGPEIPDEVVEATRNRYVEVYERLTGERWR from the coding sequence GTGGAGCTTCTGCACTCCGGCAAGGTTCGGGACGTCTATGCCGATGGGGATGACCTTGTGCTGGTCACCTCTGACCGGATCTCGATCTATGACGTCATCCTGCCTACGCCGATCCCGGACAAAGGGAAGATCCTCACCCAGCTGTCGCTCTGGTGGTTTGAGCAGCTCAGTGACGTCATCCCCAACCACGTCATCTCCGCCACCGACGTGCCGGACGAGTTCTCCGGGCGGGCCATCCGGTGTGAGCGGCTCGACATGGTCATGGTCGAGTGCATTGCCCGGGGCTACCTGGCCGGGTCGGGGCTCAAGGACTACGGGCGGGACGGGGCCGTCTCCGGGAATCCGCTGCCGCCGGGGCTGATCGAGGCCTCGCAGCTTCCGGAGCCGATCTTTACGCCCAGCACCAAGGAGCCTGTTGGCGGTGGGCATGATGAGCCGATCGACTTCGCGCAGACCGTCGAGCGGGTCGGCCCGGAGCTGGCTGAGGAGTTGCGGCGGGTGACGCTGGAGGTCTACCGGCGGGGGTCGGAGATCGCGGCTGCCAAGGGCATCATCATCGCCGACACCAAGATCGAGGTGGGGCACTCCAAGGACGGCACCCTCAAGCTGGGCGACGAGGTGCTCACCCCGGACTCGTCACGCTTCTGGGGGGCCGACGAGTGGAAGCCGGGCAGTGTTCCCCGCTACCTGGACAAGCAGTTCCTGCGGGACTGGTCGGGGCAGCTCGCCGACTGGGATCGGACTGACCCGGGGCCGGAGATTCCGGACGAGGTCGTCGAGGCGACCCGGAACCGGTACGTCGAGGTTTACGAGCGGCTCACCGGAGAGCGCTGGCGCTGA
- a CDS encoding IS701 family transposase, which translates to MGFSHWFSRADVRWQAWKYLRGLMAPIERRSGWSLAEHAGDATPDKMQGLLVSRCLDRDKLRDEVRSALVAAIGDEAGVLVADETGFIKKGRSSAGVQRQYTGTTGKIDNCQLGVFLTYHTRHGRAHVDRELYLPKSWTDDRDRCRRAHIGDDVPFATKPEQARSMLERAVDAKVPFAWFTGDEAYGQNRALREWCEQQDIHYVLATRKDHEVASGLHTTTRVDALIGKVRAGAWRRMSCGDGAHGPRVYDWTSVPIRTEFEHGRRGWVLARRSISSGELAYYVCFGPRGTRLRRLVATAGARWAVEESFQIAKNEAGMDQYQFRRYDAWYAHITLSMAAAAFLTITRAREAEKGAPPATTARTA; encoded by the coding sequence CTGGGGTTTTCGCATTGGTTCAGCCGGGCGGATGTCCGGTGGCAGGCGTGGAAGTATCTGCGGGGGTTGATGGCGCCGATCGAGCGGCGTAGTGGCTGGAGTCTGGCCGAGCATGCCGGTGACGCGACGCCGGACAAGATGCAGGGTTTGCTGGTCAGCCGGTGTCTGGACCGGGACAAGCTGCGTGATGAGGTGCGGTCCGCGCTGGTGGCGGCGATCGGCGATGAGGCCGGGGTGCTGGTCGCTGACGAGACCGGCTTCATCAAGAAGGGAAGATCATCGGCCGGTGTTCAAAGGCAGTACACCGGAACGACCGGGAAGATCGACAACTGCCAGCTCGGGGTGTTCCTGACCTACCACACCCGGCATGGGCGGGCACACGTCGACCGGGAGTTGTACCTGCCGAAGTCCTGGACCGACGACCGGGACCGGTGCCGGCGTGCGCACATCGGCGACGACGTCCCGTTCGCCACCAAACCCGAGCAGGCCAGGTCCATGCTGGAACGTGCGGTCGACGCGAAGGTGCCGTTCGCCTGGTTCACCGGCGACGAGGCGTACGGCCAGAACCGGGCACTGCGCGAATGGTGTGAACAGCAGGACATTCACTATGTGCTGGCCACCCGTAAGGATCATGAGGTCGCGTCCGGGCTGCACACCACCACCCGCGTCGACGCGTTGATCGGCAAGGTCCGGGCCGGGGCCTGGCGGCGGATGTCCTGCGGTGACGGCGCCCACGGCCCGCGTGTCTACGACTGGACGAGTGTCCCGATCCGCACCGAGTTCGAGCATGGCCGGCGTGGCTGGGTGCTGGCCCGGCGCAGCATCAGCAGCGGCGAACTGGCGTACTACGTGTGCTTCGGCCCGCGCGGCACCCGGCTGCGCAGGCTGGTGGCCACGGCGGGCGCGAGGTGGGCGGTCGAGGAATCGTTCCAGATCGCGAAGAACGAGGCCGGCATGGACCAGTACCAGTTCCGCCGCTACGACGCCTGGTACGCCCACATCACCCTGTCCATGGCCGCCGCCGCGTTCCTGACCATCACCCGCGCCCGCGAAGCCGAAAAGGGGGCACCACCGGCGACCACGGCCAGGACGGCCTGA
- a CDS encoding YDG/SRA domain-containing protein: MPERTYGEIVGYPSGSTFVNRVDLAESGVHRPRQAGICGGQDGAESIVVSGGYVDDEDDGDELIYTGQGGRDPNTGKQIAHQELTLGNAGLARSQMEGYLVRVVRGSGGDRQHSPAHGLRYDGLFRVTNFWHDTGRDGFRVWRFHLTAHGESSVPSDDEAELPQTAVDRMSTTIQRLVRSTAVARQVKKLHDYECQACGLRIDTPGGLYAEAAHIRALGRPHDGPDVMSNVLCLCPNHHVMFDTGTIYIDADWTVRTSVNRQAVGELRRHPRHPVDAAQLAYHRAHHAL; encoded by the coding sequence ATGCCTGAACGCACGTACGGAGAGATCGTCGGCTACCCATCCGGATCAACATTTGTTAACCGTGTCGACCTCGCCGAGTCCGGGGTTCACCGACCGCGACAGGCTGGCATCTGCGGTGGGCAGGACGGCGCAGAATCTATCGTCGTCTCAGGCGGATATGTCGACGACGAGGATGACGGCGACGAGTTGATCTACACCGGACAGGGCGGACGAGACCCTAATACCGGCAAACAGATTGCCCATCAGGAACTCACTCTCGGCAATGCCGGGCTGGCTCGTAGTCAGATGGAAGGCTATCTTGTCCGAGTTGTCCGGGGATCGGGCGGCGATCGACAGCACTCACCGGCTCATGGCCTACGCTACGACGGCCTCTTTCGGGTTACGAATTTCTGGCACGACACGGGCCGCGACGGCTTTCGTGTGTGGCGCTTTCATCTGACCGCTCATGGCGAATCCAGCGTCCCCTCAGACGACGAAGCCGAACTCCCTCAGACAGCCGTAGATCGTATGTCGACAACTATCCAGCGACTTGTTCGAAGTACCGCTGTTGCACGTCAGGTCAAGAAACTGCACGACTACGAATGCCAGGCGTGCGGCCTCCGCATCGACACCCCGGGCGGCCTTTACGCCGAAGCGGCTCACATCCGGGCCCTGGGTAGGCCGCACGATGGGCCCGACGTGATGAGCAATGTCCTCTGCCTGTGCCCCAACCACCACGTCATGTTTGACACCGGCACGATCTATATCGACGCCGACTGGACCGTGCGTACCAGCGTGAATAGGCAAGCGGTCGGCGAGCTTCGTCGCCATCCGAGACATCCTGTCGATGCTGCTCAACTGGCTTACCACCGAGCGCACCACGCCCTGTAG